Within the Thermoanaerobaculales bacterium genome, the region CGAAACTCCAGCAGGAAATGGTCGACGGCCTCGGCCGGGAGCACGCCCTTGACCTGAGCCAGCGCCGCCCTGGTGCGCCGTGTCGCGACGCGAAGATCATGGAGGAACTCGGTGTCGAGGTCGGCGATCACGCCGTCGACGTTCGCCAGGATCGTGCCGAGCAGGGTGCGCAGGATCGAGCGCAGCGCCGAGTCGGCGCTCTGGCCCGGGTCGAGCTGCAGGCGCAGCTTCGAGCTGTAGTCGCCGATCCGGCGCCCGCGGGCGGCCACCGCGAGCTCCATCAGATCGAGAGCCTCGACGTCGCAGCCGGTGAGGGCCCCGAGCCGGCAGATCACGTCCTCGAAGGTCGCCTCGAACCCGGGGATCGCGAGCACCTCGACCCGGGACACCACCTCGCCGACGGGTCGGCCGGCGCCATCGAGGACGGACGCGGTCTCCAGGTTGAGGAGCGCTGCCGTCTCACCGGCGGAGCTGCGCAGTCGTCCGGTTCGGCGGTGCACCGAGCACTCGCCGACGGGGAGGAGGGCGCGCATTTCGATCAGGCTTTCGATCCGCGACCGGAGAACCGACTCCGGGATGTCCCGGGCAAAGCGCACAGCGCCCGCCACCGGCAGCAGGTGCGGCGGCTCGCCACTGCCGCCGACCCAGCGAAGTGCCCGCTCCCCGTCAGCGGTCTCGTCGGTCAGCCGTCCGCCCGACGAGGCCAGCCGCCAGTCGAAGGTGTCGAGAAAAACAACGCGGACCGTCCGGGGACGATCCGCATCGAATCCAGCGCCGAGAGCACCGCGGAGGGAGTGAACATCCCACTCTTTCGGAAGCCGGAGGGTTGCCTGCATGACTCACTCCCGAACGCGCCGTCCGAGAAGTGTACGTCATGCCGTGGCGACCGTGCCCGCCCCCGAGCTTCGCGGCCGTCGCGGCTGGAACGCCGCTTACTTCTTGGCGACCTTCTTCTTGGCGACCTTCTTCTTGGCGACCGGCTTCTTGGCGATCTTCTTCTTGGCAGCCGGCTTCTTGGCAGCCACCTTCTTCTTGGGCTTGGCGGCGGCCTTCTTGACGGCGGCCTTCTTGACGGCCATGCATGCCGCCTTCTTCACGACCTTCTTCTTGGCGACCGGCTTCTTGGCAGCC harbors:
- a CDS encoding CHAD domain-containing protein encodes the protein MQATLRLPKEWDVHSLRGALGAGFDADRPRTVRVVFLDTFDWRLASSGGRLTDETADGERALRWVGGSGEPPHLLPVAGAVRFARDIPESVLRSRIESLIEMRALLPVGECSVHRRTGRLRSSAGETAALLNLETASVLDGAGRPVGEVVSRVEVLAIPGFEATFEDVICRLGALTGCDVEALDLMELAVAARGRRIGDYSSKLRLQLDPGQSADSALRSILRTLLGTILANVDGVIADLDTEFLHDLRVATRRTRAALAQVKGVLPAEAVDHFLLEFRWLGSLTNPCRDLDVHLLEMDSFRGLIGDSAGSLAPLQRVIEKERRDAFREVRAGLRSTRFRRLLDSWQSFLDNPTAGGEPPPNAARPVSELASQRISKAFRRMRRHGMELGEDAPLEALHRLRIHGKKLRYLLELFRSLYEEAEVEPLVEELKVLQDILGGINDVRVQQRRLLELAHRPALAGRVETLLAMGRLSGALQQRQDGLRSELAAAFSAFAGTDSRSRYGSLFGSGE